In Thiomonas arsenitoxydans, the genomic stretch CAACAAGATTCCCACCAAGAATCACGGCCGCTCCACGCCCTATCTCGACAGCGTGGAACAGGAGTTGAGGCTGATCGCCAGCATCTTGCAAGCCCGTCTGCCCGTCACCCAGCTTCACTGGGGCGGCGGCACGCCCACCTTCCTGAATGACGAGGAAGCCGCGCGGCTGATGGCCATGACGCGCGAACATTTCGACCTGCAGCCCGGCGGCGAATTCTCCATCGAGATCGACCCGCGCAAGGTGAATGAGGCGCGCGTGGCGCATCTCGCCCAACTCGGTTTCAACCGCATGAGCGTGGGCGTGCAGGATTTCGCGCCGGAGGTACAGCAGGCGGTCAATCGCATCCAGAGCGTGGAAGAAACCCGGCTGGTGATCGACGCCGCCCGTGCCAACGGTTTTAGCTCCATCAGCCTCGACCTGATCTACGGCCTGCCCTTCCAGAACCTCGATTCGTTCGCCCGCACCCTCGATCAGGTGATCGAGATCTCGCCCGACCGGCTCTCGCTCTACAGCTACGCGCATCTGCCGCACATTTTCAAGCCGCAGCGCCGCATCAACGCCGAAGATCTGCCTACGGCCGAGGTCAAGCTCGGCCTGCTGGGTCTGGCCATCCGCCGGCTGGAAGAAGCGGGTTATGTCTATATCGGCATGGATCACTTTGCCAAGCCGGGCGACGAGCTCGCCCGCGCCCAGCGCGAGGGCAAGCTGCACCGCAATTTCCAGGGCTACTCCACCCAGGCCGAACTCGATCTGCTGGCCTTTGGCGTATCCAGCATTTCCAACGTCGGCAACTGCTACGCGCAGAACGCCAAGACCATCGACGAGTACACCGAGATGCTGGCTTTCGGCAAGCTGCCCACGGCGCGCGGGGTGCATCTCACTCCCGAAGACCACCTGCGTCGCACCGCCATTCAGCGGCTGATGTGCGATTTCCAGCTCGATCTGGCCGCGCTGGCCGACGAATTCAAAGTGGACGCCGCCACCACCTTTGCCCTCGACCTGCAGCGCCTCAAGCCGCTGGAAGATGCCGGGTTGGTCGTGCGCGAAGGCCCGCAAGGTCTGCGCGTCCAGGTCACGCCGCAAGGCCGCCTGCTGGTGCGCATCGTCGCCATGCAGTTCGATGGCTATTTGCATCAGCCGCGCGAGCAATTGCTGCAGCCCCGCTATTCGCGGGTGATCTGAACGCTGGCCCGTCACGCCCGGCGGTGAGATGAGGGCGAGGGCGCCGATAATGGAGCCCGCGCACTCACAACTCCAAATCCATGAATCTGGTCAAGCCCTTGATCGCCCTGCTGGCGATCGTCAATCCGCTGGGTATCATTCCCTTTTTCATTCTGTTCACCGAGAGTTTCTCGCGGGAGCAGAAGAAGCGAACCATCCTCGTCGCTTCGATCTCGGCGTTTCTGGTCATCGCCGTCAGCACGCTGATCGGTGCTGACCTGCTGCATTTTTTCGGCATTTCCATCGCGTCGTTTCAGGTCGGCGGCGGCATGCTGTTGCTCATCAGCGCCATCAGCATGCTCAACGCCAAAACCGGCGCCACCAAATCGACCAGTGACGAGGTGGAAGAAGCCGCCGACCGGGCCAGCGTGGCCGTGGTGCCGCTCACCATCCCCCTGCTCACAGGCCCGGCCACCATCAGTACGGTGATCATTTATGCCAGCAACACGCACCACTGGTGGCAGCACGCGGTGCTGATCGGCTACGGTGTGATCATTGCCGGGGCCGCGGCGCTGTGCTTCATGGCGGCCGAACCGATTGCGCGGTTTCTGGGCAAGACCGGCATCAATGTGATGACCCGCTTGATGGGTCTGATCCTCTCGGCGCTCGCGGTGGAAATGATGAGCGACGGCCTGATCAAGCTATTTCCGGGCCTGGGACGCTAACCTGCAAACCCCAACTCTCAGGGTTCGCCCCTAGTGCGCGCGGCAGCCAAAATTCGAACAATGTTTTGTATTGCGATTGGGCTCACCCAACGCGCCCCAACAAGAGGGATCGAGGAGACAAACGACCTGCAACCCAGGTTGCTTCACGACAACAGCGCTGCACAATATGGCAGCGCAAGCAGTACCCCGAAGCACCGTGAACACTCGTTCCGGTGCTTTTTTACGCCCCGCTCCCCACGCCCGCTCCCAATATGGAACTGATC encodes the following:
- a CDS encoding MarC family protein, with translation MNLVKPLIALLAIVNPLGIIPFFILFTESFSREQKKRTILVASISAFLVIAVSTLIGADLLHFFGISIASFQVGGGMLLLISAISMLNAKTGATKSTSDEVEEAADRASVAVVPLTIPLLTGPATISTVIIYASNTHHWWQHAVLIGYGVIIAGAAALCFMAAEPIARFLGKTGINVMTRLMGLILSALAVEMMSDGLIKLFPGLGR
- the hemN gene encoding oxygen-independent coproporphyrinogen III oxidase, with amino-acid sequence MNQSLDFQPDLLQRFDISGPRYTSYPTADRMHSGFGARDYAEELRRRAQRPDEPVSLYFHVPFCETLCYYCGCNKIPTKNHGRSTPYLDSVEQELRLIASILQARLPVTQLHWGGGTPTFLNDEEAARLMAMTREHFDLQPGGEFSIEIDPRKVNEARVAHLAQLGFNRMSVGVQDFAPEVQQAVNRIQSVEETRLVIDAARANGFSSISLDLIYGLPFQNLDSFARTLDQVIEISPDRLSLYSYAHLPHIFKPQRRINAEDLPTAEVKLGLLGLAIRRLEEAGYVYIGMDHFAKPGDELARAQREGKLHRNFQGYSTQAELDLLAFGVSSISNVGNCYAQNAKTIDEYTEMLAFGKLPTARGVHLTPEDHLRRTAIQRLMCDFQLDLAALADEFKVDAATTFALDLQRLKPLEDAGLVVREGPQGLRVQVTPQGRLLVRIVAMQFDGYLHQPREQLLQPRYSRVI